A genome region from Chthonomonas sp. includes the following:
- a CDS encoding polyphosphate kinase 2 family protein, whose protein sequence is MDKAEVRERTEKLGKELNELQDLMFYAGQHSLLLVLQGMDTAGKDGAIRHIFSILHGQAASVASFKVPTPEEMAHDFLWRCHKQTPGRGEMRIFNRSHYEDVLVVRVHEFVPKEVWSARYEHINNFEQVVATANTMVVKVFLHISKEEQEERLIAREQETEKAWKLSVGDWKERERWDDYQAAYQDVIRKCSAEQAPWYVVPANKKSQRDLAITEILVNTLRPLASEWKEKLVKIGVEAKEELSAYRASLPKS, encoded by the coding sequence ATGGACAAGGCGGAGGTGCGGGAGCGCACCGAAAAGTTGGGCAAGGAACTCAACGAACTGCAGGACCTGATGTTCTATGCCGGGCAGCATTCGTTGCTCCTGGTTCTGCAAGGCATGGACACCGCCGGCAAGGATGGGGCGATCCGCCACATTTTCAGCATTCTGCACGGCCAGGCGGCCAGCGTCGCCAGCTTTAAGGTCCCGACGCCCGAAGAAATGGCGCACGACTTTTTGTGGCGTTGCCACAAGCAGACTCCCGGCCGAGGGGAGATGCGCATTTTCAACCGCAGCCACTACGAAGATGTTCTGGTCGTTCGCGTCCACGAGTTTGTGCCGAAGGAAGTCTGGTCGGCGAGGTACGAGCACATCAACAACTTTGAGCAAGTCGTCGCGACGGCCAACACGATGGTTGTCAAGGTGTTTCTGCACATCAGTAAGGAGGAGCAAGAAGAACGTCTGATCGCTCGCGAGCAAGAGACCGAAAAGGCGTGGAAACTCAGCGTCGGCGATTGGAAAGAGCGCGAGCGTTGGGACGATTATCAAGCCGCATATCAAGATGTTATTCGCAAGTGCAGCGCCGAGCAAGCGCCATGGTACGTGGTTCCCGCGAACAAGAAGTCGCAGCGCGACTTGGCGATCACTGAGATTCTGGTGAACACTCTTCGCCCGTTAGCGTCGGAGTGGAAGGAGAAGCTTGTCAAAATTGGCGTCGAAGCGAAGGAGGAACTGAGTGCATACCGCGCGAGTTTGCCGAAGTCTTAA